The genomic DNA cacccattgactagcccaatggttgtaaggagcattgatttggataaagatccattggtccaaagaaggacaatgagaaagttctcggtcctgaaatgccatacctcagtgctataggagaattaatcttggctagccacactagaccagagataagttttgccgtgaacctcctagcaagaatTAGTTCTTGACTAACCCAAAGGCACTAGAGTAAAATTAAGTATTTATtatgttacctacaaggaaggtaagatttgggtttatattttactaactataacaaagaaggttttagTTGGTATTGTTGATGCAGGTTATAGCAAAGAAGGTTTAGTGCGTTTTGttcgatgactcaacatataTGGACGGATAGCGGCATGGACGACAACAAAGAAGCAACGGTCATATATGAGGACAATTCGGCCTGTATCGCAcaactcaaggaaggttacatcaagggagatcggacgaagcacatcttactgaagttcaagtggtgcaaattcaatcatgcgacaactcagccgatctcttcaccaaagcattgccgacatcaacgttcaagaagctcacgcacaagATTGGGATGCGGAGGCTTcaggacttggagtgatgtttggatcagggggagcaatgtgtgctgtactctttttccttcaccaaggttttgtcccattgggttttcctggtaaggttttaatgaggcagcatcccctaagcacattgcagcgatcccatccaacataggcacggtcatctcgtccaagggggagtgttgtaaaacacttagtggactccatAGACCGGCCCGTTCACAGTCCATTAGGACATGGCCATACGGCCCATATATAGTCCATTGGTTCTTGGCCTTACGGCCCATGTTATGTATCTCTAGGATTTAGGCCCATTCGGTCATGAGACTTAGGCTATGTCGGTTTGGGCTTTGGCCTTTgtactctctatatatatgtaacctctattcattatcattaataagactaagagatttcaTCCTAAACTCTCTAGTTTCATAACACATGCcactaaagattttttttttattaattacatatGGTAAGTGCCCCATATCAGTTTTCCCCCTGGATCCGCCACTGGATCCAGCTGTGCATGATATTCACGTTCTTCCTACCAAAGTGTAATATTGAAGCATGGTTAATATGTATaaactttgaccaaaaaaaaaaaaaaaggttaatatGTATAAACAATATCTTGATTCCTAGAATGACACGCCTACTAGTATAAAACAAAgtatttagtttatatattagatCCTGAAATGTAGGgtgtcaaaagtcaaaacttatGGATCGATCCAATCCAatcatatattcttttatcCTAGTTGGTTGATTGGGCAAATGAGATGAATTAAAAACGAGTTAGACTGATACATTAATATGGGATTGTAAAATTGATTAATAGTACACATATATAGATCAAAATTTATGGATCGATCCATCGAGTCTAACCCACGTGACTTCACTTGAATGTAGCGTGTTGAAATGGACCAAAACTTATAGTTATAGATCGAATTAATGCCATTAATAACTCATGTGAACTTCGATGCATTTGATCTTTTTATTTAAGTGGATTgataaatcaaaacaacatgTCATGAACGTTGGGTGAAAACTAAACaatctgaaaattttggttatcgaagAAAACTGAAAAGAGAAAGCCTAACCATTCGACGCAATTGATTTCTTTAATcggatttcggtttggttcggacTGACTGTTTATTAGAAACCGCAGAAGTATATAAGCCTAACCGGCTTAACTACTTAACCATAGTTTAGTTTCTCTGTTATTTCTTTGACTCTTCCTCCTGATGCGAttatgagaaaaagaaagaacaacatcaattaatcattctttttcgatctttgtcatgtattttgtgtctttttgtatttgtcttgagttttttttttcatttattaggaCACTACAAtagagtttgaaggattgatCATTTTGATTTAGGACACTACACTATAGTTTGAAAGATTGATCacttttttcatgtattatggtttatatgacagaaatttaaaagtttatggttttaaggacatacatttacaagttcatagtttaaatgacctatatttaaaagttcatggtttaaataacattttttagaAGTAAAACTTCAAttaaaacgacgttgttttgtcagtaacggagtgattaacggcatagtaacgtctgttagtagATCAATTATCagatttaacgtcatgtcttttttagcttggtcaacgaaacttcatgtttaaaaaaactaatcaaaaaaagttgatgttttaaatggcctacaacaaagttcatggtttaaatgaccaaaattttaaattaagttcatggtttaaatgatattatttccaaaaattaGATGATTAAAATGGGAATTTTTTTAGTGGACATTTGTTGTGGTGGACATTTTCTGTGGGAATTGGATTGTAAAGGATTGAAAGTGGTTGATGAGTTAGTTATATACAACTTCTTAACCTAATTTTTCAAATCTAACATTTTCGGCAAAAAAAAGATTCTATATTtttatgctgaaaaaaaaaatagtattttccaaaaaataatcattattattactaaatattagtagttattatttatataaaacctgATGTAAATCTATTTTATGGAATTCCACATACATAAACAATCCTATTTGACCTTCACCAACTTGTACAATGTTACTTATCCATGGAATATGAGAACCAAAGTAAGATTGGTGAAgcaataattatatatatgatacctGACTAAAATCTTGTGGCCTCAATTGGAGGAAGAAAGAGTCGAAATCAGAATCAAACATCCCATGTATTGCCGTTAAGGTTGGAAGGCGGATCAAGTCTCTGAACAAAGAAGTTACATAACTTGTTAAATTACATTGATTTCCAACTCAAAACAAATTAGTTCATAACGAATTGGTCCATGTTTCTTAGATATTACTATGTGGTACATCTTCTGtagatgatgattttgtttggtCATTTACCTCGTTATGTTTGGACTTGAGCGTGACCAACTTCGTATTGGATGGATTATTGATCGGGCTTATGCAACGTTGATCAGACTCCGATACCAGATTAAGTTACATAGGTGATTTGGTTCCGTTTCGGTGATTAAGACTAAAGAAATATCTTAAAAATTTACAGTATTGGCAACTACgtacatatttaaaaattaaaacactattattcaagagaaaataattaactataaagtaagcattttatttttctagttaaataataaacattttatcTTTTGATCTATTAGAATGTTATTAATGATGTGTCTTTTGATATTAGAATCATTGACGCTAATATATGAACgtgatctttattttattaactgAAAGAAATAACTCacataaaaaaggtaaaatactAGGATTTAATCCGCGGTACACCGTtgaactatatttttaaaattttaaatatttaaaatacgtatataatatttgtttgttattttgctgttgttttattaaattttaaattatatacctATAACTATTTATTGAATTTACGGGACGattttaatgttcatatatgattttaaaaaaaatggttcagtttttttagtttttttatataaatgttacTATGTTATCTATGTTTTGACCCGCCGTACATCACttgattgtgtttttatgtAGAATGATATAGAGATATGTGAAAAgtaatagttattttatatgtttaatgtatataaaaattaattattttcatttttaatttatcaattaaaattcattgttataAAAGTAAACAGATCATGTTACTATGCagtgcatctatatatatatatatatggtgtttAAAAGAGAATAACAATTAATTTAGCCGAGATAAATTAGGTAAACTATATTATTACCTTCaataaatgtagaaaatattaaatgtagaaaatattaaatggaaACTATTAATTAAGTCAAAATAATTTAGGGAAACTAAcagattttttctctaaagatctattaaattaggtttgaagatttttctgggattaaaaatttaatgtgtaaagttttttgtggaaaaatcgaaatgtatagatattgtccagctatttatggcaataaacgtaTCAAATTAGGTAGATGTAAATAattccattaattgagtttctacgaaatgttattttaaaaaacaattaaggattaatgttgtaaataaaacatattctgcgtaaaccaaaatgtacttcaaaaataataatatagattctTACATACTTGACTTTGGAATACAACAAGCAAAACTACAGTTGAACGTCTTTGAACGTAACAAGTCACGAACCTTGGATAATGTAAATCAAAAGCTGATAGGGTCGTATCGAACAACAGGAGTGCACTCAAGCGGATGAGCCATTTTCAAACTCAGTCCTGAAACAGCCTCTTCCATGTATACTTGATCTCCTTTAATTCTCCAGTCAAAACACTGCACCATCGCTCCAATCGCAGTTTCCATAAAAATATGAGCTAGTTTTACCGCAGGACATGTCCTCCTTCCACCTCCAAAAGTAACGTACTTCAAGGCTTgctctcttatcttttcttcttctcctgatCCCGAAGAAGCTAAAAACCTCTCTGGCTTAAACAAATCAGGATCTTCCCAAGAATCAGGATCTCTATTCACAGCATAGAGATTAACAACAAGTGTTGTTTTCTCCGGTATGTAGAACTCTTTGATCTCACAACTTTCTCCGAATACCCTTAACAAGAGAGGAGCTGACGGATGCAATCTTAGCCCTTCTTTAACGACAGCTTGCAAATAAGGGAGGTTTGGAAGATCTGATTCTTGTATCAACCTTTTCTCCCCCACAACGGAATCgatttcttctctcaatttCTCCAAAACGTTGGGGTTGTTAAGTACCTCCGCCATCGTCCATTGTATCGTCTGCGCCGAGCTGTCTGTGCCTCCAAGGAAAATTTCCTACAGTTTTTTTAGTCAGACCAAACATGATTTATCATTCATATTTATgaacaaaacaactaaaaaagCATCcaactctttttaaaaaatgctcTGGTCCAGAACCTCttagttattcaaaaaaaaaaaaacagaaaaaaacatctAACTTACCACAATTAGAGACTTGATCTGTTTTCTAGTGATCTTATACTCTGCTTCTTCGTTTCTATAAGCTTCCAACAAATAATCCATCATGTCCCTATCTTGAGTTCCCTCAAGTTTCTCCTCGTGCTCCACTAGGATCCTCTCAAGAAACTCGTCGAATTCACGTGAAACTCTCATTATATCTTTCCTGAAGATGTTTGAGAAGAAGAGTTTCACTGATAACGCAAAGGATTTGTTAACCAATTCCCTTGCTCTCGCCGCCACACCGTTCTCTTCTGAACAACTCCTCCCCATGCTCATCCTACATATGATGTTGTTAGTGAGATTCAGTGCTTCTTTACCGATCTCAACGCTCTCCTTCTTCCTCGCCTTATCGAGCAGATCGAGGCAAAACCGTCGTAGCTCCTCTGCACGGATACCTCTGGACAGCTCGATCGCATGTGGTCGGAGAAGTTTCGTGGAGATGAGCTTCTTCATGAACTTCCAGTAATCTCCATAAGGAGCGGTGACGAATCCCGAAGATCCAAACACTAGTGAGTCTTTGTTGACTGGGACGAAGCGATACGAGACGTTCACGTCGTGCGTCCTGAAGATCTCGTAGGCCATTGAGGCAGATGAGACATGGACTATAGGGAAGTTGAAGACacggagatgaagaagaggtcCATACTTGAACGAGAGTTTCTGAAAGGACTTGTGTGGTAGAGATGagagaagatggtgaagatgaccGATGATTGGTAGGGAAGGAGGGCTCGGTGGCAGGTTAAAgccttttggtttcttgaagaagagagCGTAACAAAGGAGTGAGAAAAGACATAGGAAGAAAAAGATGGAAATGTTTTGAAAGTCAAGGGTGATGATTTCTGCCATTGTTGCTCAAACCTTGAAGTGGAAGATGAAGCATAAATACGAATCtgttaattatgtatatatggtGTTATCGAATTATGTATTTGGAGTTTGATGCTTTGTGATGAATTCATTTCAATGGGTTTTCACGTTTTAATGTACTTTCTTGTAATGTCATTTATGggtttctttgtatttttctattcATTTAAGACTTTGATTACTCCAGTCAGATACACCTCGGGCTTTATAATATTTCCacttaattaatcaaatgcaaTTAAATGGATACgctttgaaacttgaaagacacaatcaacaaatgattttttatcattaaaagaaaaaaaatgtaacattgACAATGTGTCTTTTATTTGGGGTTCAAAATCGACAATGtgccttcctcttcttttctttatattattctATATTAGTATTATAGTCAACAATATGTGGCCTTTTAAAAATTGACAATATGTCTTTTACTCGAGTTTTAAAAGATTTCTACGCAGAGCGGGTTAAAATGTCAAGCCAATAATAAGTTATATTCTTGTGGTCCTATAAAAAATCCTATAGTTTATAGCTACTatcattttttcataaaaagtttGTTTAGTCTAGTGGTATTAATTTTGCATTATGTGTATCTTAGCTCTAGTTTGACTCTTACTAGTATCAAAAcagggtttttatttttcttcgtttgtggtctttaaaattataaatggccctataaaaaatctttaaattttatagCTAATAATCggttttttcataaaaattttgtttagtctAGTGGTATTAATCTTGCATTGTGTGTATCCTAGTTCTGGTTTGACTCTTACTAACATCAAAACagcgtttttatttttctttgtttgtggtCTTTAAAATTATAAGTGGCCCTATAAAAAATCCTATAGTTTATAACTAATAATCGGTCTTTTTCACAAAAAGTTTGTTTAGTTTAGGGAAGAAGGGCTCAGTGGCAGATGTAAGCCTTTTGGcttcttgaagaagagagcGTAACAAAAGAGTGAGAAAAGACATAGGAAGATAAAGATGGAAATGTTTTGAAAGTCAAGGGTGATGATTTCTTCCATTGTTGCTCACAACTTGAACTGGAAGATGAAGCATAAATACGAATCTGTTAATATGGGCTCCTACTATTAatcattagaaaaacaaaaagaaaaagaataaaaaaacaatgtgGAATggaataaacaatttttgaggaatgaaaagaaaatctggagagaaaaaacaaaatagtaaatgataaccaaacaataaaaatatttttaaaatatattaaatattaaataatttaaatttcaatgataatactaatgttatttttaatgtttatataataaatttgggGCAATTGCTTTTTGTAGATCTTTATTTGGTCTCGAATGCAAAAGTAGACCCcatttgagaaacataaccactaaaAGTACTGAAATTACAATTTACTCctttacaaccaaacaaaaagttaatGCCCAAATGACAGATGTAGTCCATATGAAGTCTGCAACAGATTTCTTTAAGGTGGATTACAAATTGACGTCAACAAGAAGACATAAAAAGacgtctactccttaattatagtttaaattttaattaaaaattagaaaaataatattttgataaacctattgatcaaataataacaacatagacttcctgcattaaaataaaataaatttacatattaacgagtcaaataaaataaatttacctttgatttttaaaattaaattagtaaattaagtTTTAGATATCTCATATTTAATATTAAGAATTAATctaaacatataataaattttaagagtaatttaaatttgtttactaTTCATACGGTTTTCAAATAGAGccttaagattagtttaacataaaattcctatcaaaaatatttttctgtcaatatatagtgaaaatatgaaagtttttatattacaaaattgaaactttattaataaatatattttttatttctttaaaataaaaaaacgaattttaatatttgttatttttgttctattatttcttattttttaaagaatatagAGGAATGtaagggaaaaaaatattattttcaaattgtaaaaaaattgtggaatgTGATATTCCTCCTCattcttttcctaaatttttgTCACCAATTGAAGCTCATATGGTATTATAGGATGGAGTTAATAACTATTATCGGACCGGGCTACAGTGGGAGGAATATTTAcagaaataaattttgttacatttttagAACTATAGTACAATCAATTATAGTGaatcatatatttgtttaataagtttggataaaatagtatataaaatgTAAGTATAATAAATGGTAATATAATgagttttgatataataaaagaaataaaataaaataaaatataaaattatttattttaaatttaaatgtctGATTTTTAAATGTGGCATGAGATATTTCAACACAATGTGGGAAATATAAATTTAGAAGATTGCAATCTTcacaactattttttaaaaaatatcaaaattgcTTTCCAAGATATCATATACAAATGATAACGGTAGAGGCTCTAGTATGttcgcttctctctctttcatcgtTGTTTCATAGCTTGAAGTCTTGTATTCTCCCCACGTGTGAATATATAATGGCTctcatattaaaatatataaaaaaatattatgatcaaAATTTGTATGAAAAGAAAGTTTTAGAGTATGAAAacatgtaataaaaaaatatgtttatactTCTACCTCTATGGTACATTTGTAAAACGAGGAATGATCTTATTTTTAAGATGTGGGGTAGTCCATCACACACGGCACAGAGAGCACAAGCAGAAACAAATAATTGGATCAAGATTACAACACATATCTACAGGGCAACCATCCCAATCACCATCACAAGACACATGGACAACTCCACacgaaacttttttaaaatgaaatttcgATGCAGGACTACATCCTCCAAGTCTAAAACAACAGGTGGATGGATAATAAGAGACCACCATGGCCAAGCACTCATTTGGGGTTTGGCTCGCTTAGGTTTTGTCTTAACTCCCTTAGAGGCTGAAACAAGGGCTCTATTGGCGGCTATTCAGCAATGCTGGATTCGCGGATACACTAATGTTTGCTTTGAAGGAGAGTGTCAAACCCTTATTAACACCATCAATGGATTGACTTCTAATGCAGCTTTATCTAACCTTATACAAGACATTCATTTTTgggtttcaaattttaaatctgTGATGTACTCATTCACTAAACGTTCTTGTAATCAAGCCGCTCATTGCTGAGCAAAATATGGCTGCATTTCCTCTACTTTTTATTCTAATTCTGTCTCTCAGTCTCTGTGGCtaaaaaacaaactttgtaatgatttcataaattaatataattctatttctacgaaaaaaacaaatatgtttatatggtttttataataatactgTCAATGATTTTATATACCCCAACAACAAAAATACCTTAATAATAACTCAtaactcaaagaaaaaaaaataggaaagagCGTTACGATGGTTGTTTTTAACGAAGTTaactttttttaagaaaaaatatttgtccCAAGTGGGTGAGgtatttataaaccaaacaatGTCTAAATATAATCaaagcaaaatatatttacGGCTCAATATCATGTAACTTAGCCACCAAGTCCAGCAGTTGTATCCTATTTCTCTTCATAAACTGATTCAATGTAGTGAATTtcaccttaaaaaaaaaaacatcaaaatgtaCGTCAAATTTGAAGAAGTAATCATATAACATCAAATTATCATAAAGCAAACTTTTAtaagcaaaaaacaaagaatccttttttaagaaaaagtgACTAATGAGTctttgtgacttttttttttgttaatcattCGGCTACAATAGACCTGCCCAATAACTAAATCCCTATATTCGTAGGGAGCGGAACTttatccctggtgtgatggtgccttgtgcgtTAAAGACTTACCatttgccactgcactaaagtcATTATAGTCAtatagttcatatatttataaggAGAGATGGAgttaatgagaaaaaaatacGCTGGCCGTATTATAtgtcatatttttaaacatcaaatttaattataattatatttcatttgggttcatatatttttaaaaatcaaattcaatatctTAATTGATTATTATTAGGAATTTAAATCAAATTAGTAGTTTAGATGTAACGCACGTGAACCGAAATTTGGGATTTCTgtaggggtgtcgatcgacacagcaaatggtgtcgatcaacacagCAGGtgttgtcgatcgacacagcaTGTATGGTCGATCGACACAGCAGGTGGTGTCATTCGACACTGTAAGTGGTCGTTCAAACCAGTTTGATTTGAATCATCCGGTTTGCGTGATCGGTTTAGGGAAACCCTAACACTCGagtttaattgaaaaaaactcGACTTCCTAAGTCTTTTAGCCGCTTTCTACGCGTACTAGAGAGAAAAGTCTatgtgagtgttcttgaggttttagGAGATTCATTGTCTCTATTGGTGAGTTTCTTACTTGAGAGCGTTGATCTGAGGCTAAAAATGTGATGGGAAGGTTGATGTGGGGCTAGCTTCGTcatttgggcttagatctctctgttttggcaaaggtgagtgcatgaccatggcttatctaatcTCTAATTCTATGactttgtgtgttttgtgattgttttttctttgagttctACATGTTTTACGTGGCTCCTGAGGCTCGGTTTTACTTCTGAGAATGTGTGGGTTGCATTGGAGGCGTTTGGAGGTGAGATTCATAGTTTCTGATCGAAGACACCAATGTGAGGATGGCTCGAGGGCTTTGTcaagtgtcggtcgacactgctAGGGTTTTTTGGATGATGTCGATCAGGTGTCAATCGAAACCagttggtgtcagtcgacaccagatggccattgtcgatcgacaccctctagTGTCCGTCGACACCAACATTCAGCAACGACTGATGATGTGTTTGCTTTGTGCATTCCCtgattttacttatgttttgttaattGTGGCCTGAGGGGATCTTATTTCTTGTGTTTACatgtagatgggaggattgtctcactatgtatttctggtaatacttacgcctctattttgtgttgtggcataagtaaaggcaaagtgtgatcgtggaatcgaGGTAAAGGATGTTCTGTGTGTGTCTGATAGGATTTTAGAGTGGAACTTAGTTGTCTAGAAAGGATGTTAGTTTGCTGGTTCTATGActttgtttatgatttggacTGCTATTGGTATTTATGTTATTCGTTTATTCGttattggaattgttttatgttatccactgattgttgtttgattggggttaggttgctagtgagtatgagatcactagatattaggatattaaaaaaaaacatatcgtTTGTTTCATTAGATCTTTtcaaaaaatctcagaaatttGATAATATGTAAATTGTGAAATTCATATCTATTATTTTGGATTGGTTGAAATGGTTTCTTCTTGAAATCTACTTAATCAAGATCTAAAGTTAATATGGTACTATAactattttcaaatttaaatatggACGTCTGTTATGGAAATCTATTTATATGTTAAAAGACtcaaatttggaatatttttttttttttttttttttttNNNNNNNNNNNNNNNNNNNNNNNNNNNNNNNNNNNNNNNNNNNNNNNNNNNNNNNNNNNNNNNNNNNNNNNNNNNNNNNNNNNNNNNNNNNNNNNNNNNNNNNNNNNNNNNNNNNNNNNNNNNNNNNNNNNNNNNNNNNNNNNNNNNNNNNNNNNNNNNNNNNNNNNNNNNNNNNNNNNNNNNNNNNNNNNNNNNNNNNNNNNNNNNNNNNNNNNNNNNNNNNNNNNNNNNNNNNNNNNNNNNNNNNNNNNNNNNNNNNNNNNNNNNNNNNNNNNNNNNNNNNNNNNNNNNNNNNNNNNNNNNNNNNNNNNNNNNNNNNNNNNNNNNNNNNNNNNNNNNNNNNNNNNNNNNNNNNNNNNNNNNNNNNNNNNNNNNNNNNNNNNNNNNNNNNNNNNNNNNNNNNNNNNNNNNNNNNNNNNNNNNNNNNNNNNNNNNNNNtttgaatttttttttttttttttttttttaaaatcaatttagGTGGCTTTTTTTCCAAGGAAATATGGGAATATCTCATAcctaactaatatttttttaaaagcaatctcgaaaatattttttatataccttggtaaattaaataaatttacatatatacaattattattttttgtttgtatttattgtaatatgaatttaatattatagtttAGTTAAGGAAATACGTGAATATCCAAcccatatattttttaaaaaatagttccaaaattatttattactacTTTgctaaattaaataagtttacatatataatattcatgttttttttgcttccatCTATAGTCATCGTAATTTATTAGGTTCaattacaatataattttattagatttacTATTTTGAAATCAATTACGTAACTAACAATTTACAATTAGGTTCagttttataattagaaaattttgttaaagattGATA from Camelina sativa cultivar DH55 chromosome 7, Cs, whole genome shotgun sequence includes the following:
- the LOC104701252 gene encoding cytochrome P450 705A20-like — translated: MAEIITLDFQNISIFFFLCLFSLLCYALFFKKPKGFNLPPSPPSLPIIGHLHHLLSSLPHKSFQKLSFKYGPLLHLRVFNFPIVHVSSASMAYEIFRTHDVNVSYRFVPVNKDSLVFGSSGFVTAPYGDYWKFMKKLISTKLLRPHAIELSRGIRAEELRRFCLDLLDKARKKESVEIGKEALNLTNNIICRMSMGRSCSEENGVAARARELVNKSFALSVKLFFSNIFRKDIMRVSREFDEFLERILVEHEEKLEGTQDRDMMDYLLEAYRNEEAEYKITRKQIKSLIVEIFLGGTDSSAQTIQWTMAEVLNNPNVLEKLREEIDSVVGEKRLIQESDLPNLPYLQAVVKEGLRLHPSAPLLLRVFGESCEIKEFYIPEKTTLVVNLYAVNRDPDSWEDPDLFKPERFLASSGSGEEEKIREQALKYVTFGGGRRTCPAVKLAHIFMETAIGAMVQCFDWRIKGDQVYMEEAVSGLSLKMAHPLECTPVVRYDPISF